A DNA window from Capnocytophaga sp. ARDL2 contains the following coding sequences:
- the rpoB gene encoding DNA-directed RNA polymerase subunit beta has translation MITNHTERLNFASTKNTPVYPDFLDIQVKSFKDFFQLETKSDERGNEGLYKTFMENFPITDTRNQFVLEFLDYFVDPPRYTIEECIERGLTYSVPLKARLKLYCTDPEHEDFETIVQDVYLGTIPYMTPSGTFVINGAERVVVSQLHRSPGVFFGQSYHANGTKLYSARIIPFKGSWIEFATDINNVMYAYIDRKKKLPVTTLFRAIGFERDKDILEIFDLAEEVKVTKAGLKKYIGRILAGRVLKVTYEDFVDEDTGEVVTITRNSIILERDVALDQDNIEEIIEADVQTILLHKEDSSQTDYAIIHNTLHKDPTNSEKEAVEYIYRQLRNAEAPDEETARGIIDKLFFSDQRYNLGEVGRYRMNKKLNLDTPIEKQVLTKEDIITIVKYLIELINSKAEIDDIDHLSNRRLRTVGEQLSAQFGVGLARMARTIRERMNVRDNEVFTPIDLINAKTLSSVINSFFGTNQLSQFMDQTNPLAEITHKRRLSALGPGGLSRERAGFEVRDVHYTHYGRLCPIETPEGPNIGLISSLAVYAKVNSMGFIETPYRPVKNGKVDFKTEPVYLSAEEEEGKLIAQATINVEKDGTITDEKVVAKEDADFPVVEPSQLDFADVAPNQIASISASLIPFLEHDDANRALMGSNMMRQAVPLLRPESPIVGTGLERQVAVDSRVLINAEGSGTVEYVDAQKIIIKYDRTDEERLISFEPDEKVYNLIKFRKTNQSTTINLKPIVRKGDRVQKGQVLCEGYATQNGELALGRNLQVAFMPWKGYNFEDAIVISERVVRDDIFTSIHIDEHTLEVRDTKLGSEELTNDIPNVSEEATKELDENGMIRIGAEVKPGDILIGKITPKGESDPTPEEKLLRAIFGDKAGDVKDASLKASPSLRGVVLDKRLFQKAVKDKRKRQKDKEDIAILETQFEVKFNELKEKLVDKLFQIVNGKTSQGVQNDLGEEVLPKGKKYTHKMLMAVEDFSHLTQGQWTLDDHSNALITDLLHNYKIKLNDLQGSLRREKFMISVGDELPSGILKMAKVYIAKKRKLRVGDKMAGRHGNKGIVAKIVRDEDMPFLEDGTPVDIVLNPLGVPSRMNIGQIYETVLGWAGKKLGKKFATPIFDGASLDEINALTDEAGVPRFGHTYLYDGGTGDRFDQKATVGVIYMLKLGHMVDDKMHARSIGPYSLITQQPLGGKALFGGQRFGEMEVWALEAYGASSILREILTVKSDDVIGRAKTYEAIVKGEPMPEPGLPESFNVLMHELKGLALDIRLEE, from the coding sequence ATGATTACAAATCATACTGAAAGATTAAATTTTGCCTCAACAAAAAATACTCCAGTGTATCCAGATTTCTTGGATATTCAGGTAAAGTCATTTAAAGATTTTTTCCAATTGGAAACCAAATCTGACGAAAGAGGTAACGAAGGGCTTTACAAGACCTTTATGGAAAATTTTCCTATTACGGATACTAGAAATCAATTCGTATTAGAATTCTTAGATTATTTCGTTGACCCTCCTCGCTATACTATCGAAGAGTGTATCGAAAGAGGTCTTACATATTCTGTACCCTTAAAAGCTCGTTTAAAATTGTACTGTACAGATCCGGAACATGAGGATTTTGAAACCATCGTACAAGATGTGTATTTGGGAACCATCCCTTACATGACGCCAAGTGGTACTTTTGTGATCAATGGAGCAGAAAGAGTTGTTGTATCGCAATTACACCGTTCGCCAGGGGTGTTTTTTGGACAGTCTTACCACGCAAACGGTACCAAATTGTATTCAGCTCGTATCATTCCTTTCAAAGGATCTTGGATCGAATTTGCAACAGACATCAATAATGTGATGTACGCATATATCGACCGTAAGAAAAAATTACCTGTAACTACTTTATTCCGTGCGATTGGTTTCGAACGCGATAAAGACATCTTAGAAATCTTTGACCTTGCAGAAGAAGTAAAAGTTACTAAGGCAGGATTGAAAAAATACATCGGTAGAATCTTGGCTGGTAGAGTATTGAAAGTTACTTACGAAGACTTCGTGGACGAAGATACTGGTGAAGTAGTAACGATTACGCGTAACTCTATCATCTTGGAAAGAGATGTGGCACTTGACCAAGACAATATCGAAGAAATTATCGAAGCAGATGTGCAAACAATTTTGTTGCACAAAGAAGATAGCAGCCAAACAGATTATGCTATCATCCACAATACTTTGCACAAAGACCCTACAAACTCTGAAAAAGAGGCTGTAGAATACATATATAGACAATTGCGTAATGCCGAAGCTCCAGATGAGGAAACTGCAAGAGGTATTATCGACAAATTGTTCTTCTCTGACCAGCGATACAATTTAGGTGAAGTAGGTCGTTATAGAATGAACAAGAAGTTGAACTTGGATACGCCTATCGAAAAACAAGTGCTTACTAAAGAAGATATTATCACTATCGTGAAATATTTGATTGAGTTGATCAATTCAAAAGCAGAGATTGATGATATCGACCACTTGTCAAACCGTCGTTTGCGTACAGTAGGTGAGCAATTGTCAGCTCAGTTTGGTGTAGGACTGGCTCGTATGGCTCGTACCATTCGCGAAAGAATGAATGTGAGAGACAATGAGGTATTTACGCCAATCGATTTGATTAATGCAAAAACATTGTCATCAGTTATCAACTCGTTTTTTGGTACCAACCAGTTGTCTCAATTCATGGATCAAACCAACCCATTGGCAGAGATTACGCATAAGCGTCGTTTGTCTGCATTAGGACCAGGAGGTCTTTCGAGAGAGAGAGCAGGTTTCGAGGTGCGAGATGTACACTATACACATTACGGTCGTTTGTGTCCGATTGAAACACCAGAGGGACCAAATATTGGTTTGATTTCATCATTGGCAGTTTATGCAAAAGTAAATAGCATGGGATTCATCGAAACGCCTTACCGTCCAGTGAAAAATGGTAAAGTAGATTTCAAAACAGAACCTGTGTATTTGTCTGCCGAAGAAGAAGAAGGTAAATTGATTGCTCAAGCAACCATCAATGTAGAAAAAGACGGTACAATTACAGACGAAAAAGTTGTAGCAAAAGAAGATGCGGATTTCCCAGTGGTAGAACCATCTCAATTGGATTTTGCCGATGTGGCACCAAACCAAATTGCTTCTATCTCGGCTTCGTTGATTCCGTTCTTGGAGCATGATGACGCCAACCGTGCGTTGATGGGATCAAACATGATGCGTCAGGCAGTACCATTGTTGCGTCCAGAATCACCTATTGTAGGTACAGGATTGGAAAGACAGGTAGCTGTAGATTCGCGTGTGTTGATCAATGCGGAAGGAAGTGGTACAGTAGAGTATGTAGATGCTCAAAAAATCATTATCAAATACGATCGTACAGATGAGGAAAGATTGATTAGCTTTGAACCAGATGAAAAAGTGTACAACCTAATCAAATTCCGCAAAACCAACCAAAGTACTACAATCAACTTGAAACCAATCGTAAGAAAAGGAGATAGAGTACAAAAAGGACAAGTACTTTGTGAGGGATATGCTACTCAAAACGGAGAATTGGCATTGGGAAGAAACCTTCAAGTGGCGTTTATGCCTTGGAAAGGATACAACTTCGAGGATGCGATTGTAATTTCTGAAAGAGTAGTAAGAGATGATATCTTTACATCTATCCATATCGACGAGCATACATTAGAAGTTCGAGATACAAAATTAGGATCTGAAGAATTGACCAACGATATTCCAAATGTTTCTGAAGAGGCAACTAAGGAATTGGATGAAAACGGTATGATTCGCATCGGAGCCGAAGTAAAACCTGGAGATATTTTGATTGGTAAGATTACTCCAAAAGGAGAATCAGATCCAACGCCAGAGGAAAAATTACTTCGTGCTATCTTTGGTGACAAAGCAGGTGATGTAAAAGATGCGTCTTTGAAAGCGTCTCCATCGTTGAGAGGGGTAGTTTTGGATAAGAGATTGTTCCAAAAAGCTGTAAAAGACAAACGCAAGCGTCAAAAAGACAAAGAAGATATTGCAATTTTAGAAACTCAATTTGAAGTAAAATTCAATGAGTTGAAGGAAAAGTTAGTTGATAAATTGTTCCAGATAGTAAATGGAAAAACTTCGCAAGGAGTACAAAACGATTTGGGAGAAGAAGTATTGCCAAAAGGTAAAAAATACACTCACAAAATGTTGATGGCTGTTGAAGATTTTTCACATTTGACACAAGGACAATGGACATTGGATGATCATTCAAATGCCTTAATTACTGATTTGTTGCACAATTATAAGATCAAATTAAACGATTTGCAAGGATCGTTGCGTCGTGAAAAATTCATGATTTCTGTAGGAGATGAATTGCCATCAGGAATTTTGAAAATGGCGAAAGTTTATATTGCTAAAAAGCGTAAACTACGCGTAGGGGACAAGATGGCAGGTCGTCACGGAAACAAAGGTATCGTGGCAAAAATCGTTCGCGATGAAGATATGCCATTCTTGGAAGACGGAACACCAGTAGATATCGTGTTGAATCCACTTGGGGTACCTTCGCGTATGAACATTGGTCAGATTTACGAAACAGTATTGGGATGGGCTGGTAAGAAATTAGGTAAAAAATTCGCAACTCCTATCTTTGACGGTGCATCGTTAGACGAAATCAATGCATTGACAGACGAGGCAGGTGTACCAAGATTTGGACATACTTATCTATATGACGGAGGAACAGGAGATCGTTTCGACCAAAAAGCAACAGTAGGGGTGATCTACATGTTGAAATTAGGACACATGGTTGATGATAAGATGCACGCTCGTTCGATCGGACCATACTCATTGATTACACAACAACCATTAGGAGGTAAAGCTCTATTTGGAGGTCAGCGTTTCGGAGAGATGGAGGTGTGGGCATTAGAAGCCTACGGAGCATCGAGCATCTTGAGAGAAATCCTAACTGTAAAATCAGATGATGTAATAGGAAGAGCTAAAACTTATGAAGCAATCGTGAAAGGTGAACCAATGCCAGAACCAGGATTGCCAGAATCATTCAATGTATTGATGCACGAGTTGAAAGGTCTTGCTTTAGATATTAGATTGGAAGAGTAA
- the rplA gene encoding 50S ribosomal protein L1 produces the protein MAKLTKKQKEAVSKIEKNKLYSLADASALIKEVASAKFDESVDIAVRLGVDPRKANQMVRGVVTLPHGTGKDVRVLALVTPDKEAEAKAAGADHVGLDDYLQKIKDGWTDVDVIITMPAVMGKLGPLGRVLGPRGLMPNPKTGTVTMDVAKAVQEVKSGKIDFKVDKTGIVHAAIGKVSFDAQKIAENASELIQTLIKLKPTAAKGTYVKSIHISSTMSPAIALDPKAV, from the coding sequence ATGGCAAAATTAACAAAAAAGCAAAAAGAGGCTGTATCAAAAATTGAGAAGAATAAATTGTATTCTTTGGCTGATGCTTCTGCATTGATCAAAGAGGTTGCTTCTGCAAAATTTGACGAGTCTGTTGATATTGCTGTACGTTTAGGAGTAGATCCGCGTAAAGCAAATCAAATGGTTCGTGGGGTTGTAACATTGCCACACGGAACAGGTAAAGATGTAAGAGTATTAGCTTTGGTTACTCCAGATAAAGAAGCAGAAGCAAAAGCAGCTGGAGCAGACCATGTAGGTTTGGACGACTATTTACAAAAAATCAAAGACGGTTGGACAGATGTTGATGTAATCATCACTATGCCAGCTGTAATGGGTAAATTAGGGCCATTAGGGCGCGTTTTAGGTCCTCGTGGATTGATGCCAAACCCTAAAACAGGTACTGTAACTATGGATGTTGCAAAAGCTGTACAAGAAGTAAAATCTGGTAAAATCGACTTCAAAGTTGATAAAACTGGTATCGTTCACGCAGCCATCGGAAAAGTATCATTTGACGCTCAAAAAATCGCTGAGAACGCTTCTGAATTAATTCAAACATTAATCAAATTAAAACCAACTGCAGCAAAAGGTACTTATGTGAAATCTATTCACATCTCTAGTACAATGAGCCCTGCGATTGCTTTAGATCCAAAAGCAGTATAA
- the rplJ gene encoding 50S ribosomal protein L10 has protein sequence MTREEKSIAIQDLTAQLADTKVLYVADISGLNASTTSDLRRACFKAGIKLEVVKNTLLAKAMEASENEYGDLATVLKGNSALMIGEVANGPAKIIKELRKKADKPVLKGAFINDEIYIGDNQLDALVAIKSKEEVIAEIIGLLQSPAQRVISALQNQNKDEE, from the coding sequence ATGACTAGAGAAGAAAAATCAATTGCAATACAAGATTTAACTGCACAGTTGGCTGATACAAAGGTTTTATATGTTGCAGATATATCTGGATTAAACGCTTCTACAACTTCAGACTTGAGAAGAGCTTGTTTCAAAGCAGGAATCAAATTGGAAGTAGTAAAAAACACTTTGCTTGCAAAAGCAATGGAAGCTTCAGAAAATGAGTACGGAGATTTAGCAACTGTTTTAAAAGGAAACAGTGCTCTTATGATTGGAGAAGTTGCAAATGGTCCTGCGAAAATCATCAAAGAATTACGCAAAAAAGCTGATAAACCAGTTTTGAAAGGAGCATTTATCAATGATGAAATCTATATCGGAGACAACCAATTAGATGCTCTTGTAGCAATCAAATCTAAAGAGGAAGTTATCGCAGAAATCATCGGATTATTGCAATCTCCTGCACAAAGAGTTATCTCTGCTCTTCAAAACCAAAACAAAGACGAAGAATAA
- a CDS encoding DUF3467 domain-containing protein, giving the protein MNEEKKRIQVDVEPEATLGKYSNLVIVNHSTHEFVLDFASLLPGVANAKIHSRLILAPTQAKQLLKALEENIKRYNQNTNSKEIVKEVYQLPFEPKGEA; this is encoded by the coding sequence ATGAATGAGGAAAAGAAGCGTATTCAGGTAGATGTAGAACCTGAAGCAACCTTGGGAAAATATAGCAATTTGGTGATAGTAAATCATTCTACACACGAATTTGTATTAGATTTTGCCTCATTGTTGCCTGGAGTAGCAAATGCCAAAATACATTCCCGACTCATTTTGGCACCTACGCAAGCAAAACAATTGCTAAAGGCTTTGGAAGAAAACATCAAGAGATATAACCAAAATACAAATTCGAAAGAAATTGTAAAAGAAGTGTATCAATTGCCGTTTGAACCCAAAGGAGAAGCCTAA
- the rpoC gene encoding DNA-directed RNA polymerase subunit beta', which produces MSNKNKPSRFNKISIGLASPESILQESRGEVLKPETINYRTHKPERDGLFCERIFGPVKDYECACGKYKRIRYKGIVCDRCGVEVTEKKVRRDRVGHINLVVPIAHIWYFRSLPNKIGYLLGLPSKKLDEIIYYEKYVVIQPGIAKGPEGEELKMMDFLREEEYLDVLDSLPMENQYLDDSDPNKFIAKMGAECIVDLLSRIDLEQLSYELRHIANNETSKQRKTEALKRLQVVEAFRESNENRENRPEWMILKVIPVIPPELRPLVPLDGGRFATSDLNDLYRRVIIRNNRLKRLIEIKAPEVILRNEKRMLQEAVDSLFDNTRKATAVKTESQRPLKSLSDSLKGKQGRFRQNLLGKRVDYSARSVIVVGPELKLYECGLPKDMAAELYKPFVIRKLIERGIVKTVKSAKKIIDKKEPVVWDILENVIKGHPVLLNRAPTLHRLGIQAFQPKLIEGKAIRLHPLVCTAFNADFDGDQMAVHLPLGPEAILEAQLLMLASHNILNPANGAPITVPSQDMVLGLYYMTKIRKSTPEHIVKGEGLTFYSAEEVNIAINEGRLDLNAAVKVRAKDFNKDGELVYQIIETSAGRILFNEVVPEQAGFINEVLTKKSLRDIIGKILAVTDVPTTAKFLDDMKDMGYGYAFRGGLSFSLGDIKIPEQKQSLIDDANQQVDGITMNYNMGLITNNERYNQVIDIWTSTNAQLTELAMRNISEDQQGFNSVYMMLDSGARGSKEQIRQLTGMRGLMAKPKKSTASGGDIIENPILSNFKEGLSILEYFISTHGARKGLADTALKTADAGYLTRRLHDVAQDVIINTHDCGTLRGIEFEALKKNEEIIEPLGERVLGRVALEDVINPLTNEVIVHAGEEIKEVHVNAINKSPLEKIEVRSALTCQADSGICAKCYGRNLATGKMAQIGEAVGVVAAQSIGEPGTQLTLRTFHVGGTAGNISEVSTITAKFKGRLEIEDLRTVDGEDAEGNKVQVVISRSTELKLVDVNTGIVLNTHNIPYGSTIYVKDGEVIDEGTIICKWDPYNGVIISEFTGKVAYEDIEQGQTFIVETDEQTGFQEKVITESRNKKLVPTLLIYDKSGELIRSYNLPVGAHLMVNDGDKISSGKVLVKIPRKSSKAGDITGGLPRITELLEARNPSNPAVVSEVDGVVSFGKIKRGNREIIIESKTGEERKYLVKLSNQILVQENDFVKAGTPLSDGAITPDDILRIQGPSAVQQYLVNEIQEVYRLQGVKINDKHFEVVIRQMMRKVQIVEAGDTLFLEEQLVHKDDFIRENDRLFGMKIVEDAGDSQNLKEGQLVSTRQLRDENSILKREDKNLVQARDVEPATATPILQGITRASLQTKSFISAASFQETTKVLNEAAVAGKVDTLIGLKENVIVGHRIPAGTGMRKYDHTVVSHKDKVATEENEN; this is translated from the coding sequence ATGTCAAACAAAAATAAACCAAGTAGATTTAACAAAATCTCTATTGGATTGGCTTCTCCAGAGTCTATCCTTCAAGAATCGAGAGGTGAGGTTTTAAAACCAGAAACTATCAACTATCGTACACACAAACCAGAAAGAGACGGATTGTTTTGTGAGCGTATCTTTGGTCCTGTAAAAGACTATGAGTGTGCTTGTGGAAAATATAAGAGAATTCGCTACAAAGGTATCGTGTGCGACCGTTGTGGGGTAGAGGTTACTGAGAAAAAAGTAAGAAGAGACCGCGTAGGACACATCAATTTGGTAGTACCTATTGCTCATATTTGGTATTTCCGCTCATTGCCAAACAAAATTGGTTATTTGTTGGGATTGCCGTCAAAAAAATTGGATGAAATCATATATTATGAAAAGTATGTGGTAATCCAGCCAGGTATCGCAAAAGGTCCTGAAGGCGAAGAATTGAAAATGATGGATTTCCTAAGAGAAGAAGAATATTTAGATGTTTTGGATTCTCTTCCTATGGAAAACCAATACCTTGATGATTCTGACCCTAACAAATTTATTGCAAAAATGGGGGCAGAATGTATCGTAGATTTGTTGAGCCGTATCGATTTGGAACAACTTTCTTACGAATTGCGTCATATTGCCAACAACGAAACATCTAAACAACGAAAAACTGAGGCTTTGAAACGCCTTCAAGTAGTAGAGGCATTCCGCGAATCAAACGAAAATAGAGAAAACCGTCCAGAGTGGATGATTTTGAAAGTAATTCCTGTGATTCCGCCAGAATTGCGTCCGTTAGTACCACTTGATGGAGGTCGTTTTGCAACTTCGGATTTAAACGATTTGTACCGTAGAGTAATCATCCGTAACAACCGTTTGAAACGATTGATTGAAATCAAAGCTCCTGAGGTAATCTTGAGAAACGAAAAGAGGATGTTGCAAGAGGCAGTAGATTCGTTGTTTGACAACACAAGAAAAGCTACTGCTGTAAAAACAGAATCTCAAAGACCATTGAAATCACTTTCAGATTCATTGAAAGGTAAACAAGGTCGTTTCCGTCAAAACTTGTTAGGAAAGCGTGTAGATTATTCAGCTCGTTCGGTAATTGTTGTAGGTCCCGAATTGAAATTATACGAATGTGGTTTGCCAAAAGATATGGCTGCAGAGCTATACAAACCATTTGTAATTCGTAAATTAATCGAAAGAGGAATCGTAAAAACGGTAAAATCGGCGAAGAAAATCATCGATAAAAAAGAACCAGTAGTATGGGATATTCTTGAAAATGTAATCAAAGGACACCCAGTATTGCTCAACCGTGCTCCTACGCTTCACCGTTTAGGTATTCAAGCATTCCAACCAAAATTGATTGAAGGTAAAGCGATTCGTTTACACCCATTGGTGTGTACAGCGTTCAACGCCGATTTCGACGGTGACCAGATGGCGGTTCACTTGCCACTTGGACCAGAGGCAATCTTGGAAGCACAGTTGTTGATGTTGGCATCGCACAACATTTTGAACCCTGCAAACGGAGCTCCGATTACCGTACCTTCGCAAGACATGGTATTGGGTCTGTACTATATGACCAAAATCAGAAAATCTACTCCAGAGCATATCGTAAAAGGAGAAGGTCTTACATTCTACTCTGCCGAAGAGGTAAATATCGCAATCAACGAAGGAAGATTGGATTTGAATGCAGCGGTAAAAGTAAGAGCTAAAGATTTCAACAAAGATGGAGAATTGGTTTATCAAATCATTGAAACATCAGCAGGAAGAATCTTGTTTAACGAGGTAGTTCCAGAACAAGCAGGATTTATCAATGAGGTATTGACCAAAAAATCATTGAGAGATATTATCGGAAAAATTTTAGCAGTAACAGATGTACCAACTACTGCAAAATTCTTGGACGATATGAAAGATATGGGATACGGATACGCATTTAGAGGAGGATTGTCTTTCTCTTTAGGTGATATTAAAATTCCAGAACAAAAACAATCGTTGATTGATGATGCAAATCAGCAAGTTGACGGTATTACCATGAACTATAACATGGGATTGATTACCAACAACGAGCGTTACAATCAGGTAATCGATATTTGGACTTCTACCAATGCACAATTGACAGAATTGGCAATGAGAAACATTAGTGAAGACCAACAAGGATTCAACTCGGTATATATGATGCTTGATTCAGGAGCCCGTGGTTCGAAAGAGCAGATTCGCCAGTTGACAGGTATGCGTGGATTGATGGCAAAACCTAAAAAATCTACTGCATCTGGAGGGGATATCATCGAAAACCCAATCCTTTCAAACTTTAAAGAAGGTTTATCGATTCTTGAATACTTTATCTCAACGCACGGTGCACGTAAAGGTCTTGCCGATACCGCATTGAAAACAGCCGATGCTGGATACTTAACGCGTCGTTTGCACGATGTAGCTCAAGATGTAATCATCAATACACATGATTGTGGTACATTGAGAGGTATCGAGTTTGAGGCATTGAAAAAGAATGAAGAAATCATTGAGCCCCTTGGAGAAAGAGTATTGGGTCGTGTAGCTTTGGAAGATGTAATCAATCCATTGACAAACGAGGTAATCGTTCACGCTGGAGAAGAAATCAAAGAAGTACACGTCAATGCAATCAACAAGTCACCATTAGAGAAAATCGAAGTTCGTTCGGCATTGACTTGTCAAGCAGATTCTGGAATCTGTGCAAAATGTTACGGTCGCAACTTGGCAACAGGTAAAATGGCACAAATTGGAGAGGCTGTAGGAGTAGTAGCTGCTCAGTCGATTGGAGAGCCAGGTACACAGTTGACGCTTCGTACATTCCACGTGGGAGGTACTGCAGGAAACATTTCAGAGGTCTCTACTATTACAGCCAAATTCAAAGGTCGCTTAGAAATCGAAGATTTGCGTACGGTAGATGGAGAAGATGCAGAAGGAAACAAAGTACAAGTTGTAATTTCGCGTTCTACAGAGTTGAAATTGGTAGATGTAAATACAGGAATCGTGTTGAATACACACAATATTCCTTACGGTTCGACTATCTATGTAAAAGACGGAGAAGTAATCGACGAAGGAACAATAATCTGTAAATGGGACCCTTATAATGGGGTAATTATTTCAGAATTTACTGGAAAAGTAGCTTATGAAGACATCGAGCAAGGACAAACCTTTATCGTTGAAACCGATGAGCAAACAGGATTCCAAGAAAAAGTAATTACAGAATCGAGAAATAAAAAATTAGTTCCAACCTTGTTGATTTACGACAAATCAGGAGAGTTGATTCGTTCGTACAACTTACCAGTAGGTGCACACTTGATGGTAAACGACGGAGATAAGATTTCATCAGGAAAAGTATTGGTAAAAATCCCTCGTAAATCTTCAAAAGCAGGGGATATCACAGGAGGTTTACCAAGAATTACCGAGTTGTTGGAAGCGAGAAATCCTTCAAACCCAGCGGTAGTATCAGAAGTAGATGGAGTAGTATCTTTCGGAAAAATCAAACGAGGAAACCGCGAAATCATCATCGAGTCGAAAACAGGAGAGGAGAGAAAGTATTTAGTAAAACTTTCGAACCAAATCTTGGTACAAGAAAATGACTTCGTAAAAGCAGGAACACCATTGTCTGACGGTGCCATTACGCCAGACGATATTTTGAGAATCCAAGGGCCATCTGCTGTACAACAGTATTTGGTAAACGAAATTCAAGAAGTATATCGTTTGCAAGGGGTAAAAATCAACGACAAGCACTTTGAAGTTGTGATTCGTCAGATGATGCGTAAAGTACAAATTGTAGAAGCTGGGGATACTTTATTTTTGGAAGAACAATTGGTACACAAAGATGATTTCATCCGAGAAAACGACCGTTTGTTTGGAATGAAAATCGTAGAAGATGCGGGAGATTCTCAAAATCTCAAAGAAGGACAGTTGGTGTCAACTCGTCAGTTGAGAGATGAAAACTCTATCTTGAAACGCGAAGACAAGAATTTGGTACAAGCAAGAGATGTAGAACCAGCAACGGCAACACCAATCTTGCAAGGAATTACCAGAGCGTCGTTACAAACAAAATCGTTTATTTCGGCGGCATCATTCCAGGAAACAACAAAAGTGTTGAACGAAGCAGCAGTAGCAGGAAAAGTAGATACTTTGATTGGGTTGAAAGAAAATGTAATCGTAGGACACAGAATACCAGCAGGTACAGGTATGAGAAAATACGACCATACAGTAGTAAGTCATAAAGACAAAGTAGCAACAGAAGAAAATGAAAATTAA
- the rplL gene encoding 50S ribosomal protein L7/L12, which produces MADLKQFAEQLVNLTVKEVNELATVLKEEYGIEPAAAAVVVAGGAGEAGGAAEQTEFTVVLKDAGASKLAVVKAVKELTGLGLKEAKDLVDGTPANVKEGVSKDEAEGLKKALEEAGATVELK; this is translated from the coding sequence ATGGCAGATTTGAAACAATTCGCAGAACAATTAGTTAACTTGACAGTAAAAGAAGTTAATGAGTTAGCAACTGTATTAAAAGAAGAATATGGAATCGAACCAGCAGCAGCTGCAGTAGTAGTTGCAGGTGGTGCAGGTGAAGCAGGTGGTGCTGCTGAGCAAACTGAATTTACTGTAGTATTGAAAGACGCAGGTGCTTCCAAATTGGCAGTAGTTAAAGCTGTTAAAGAATTGACAGGTTTAGGATTGAAAGAAGCTAAAGATTTAGTAGATGGTACTCCAGCAAACGTTAAAGAAGGAGTTTCTAAAGACGAGGCTGAAGGATTGAAAAAAGCTTTAGAAGAAGCAGGTGCAACTGTAGAGTTGAAATAA